From the genome of Pukyongia salina, one region includes:
- a CDS encoding nucleoside-diphosphate kinase — protein sequence MRTDRTFTMLKPDAVEKGHIGAILEKINAAGFKIVAMKLTQMTTDDAKEFYAIHKERPFFGELVEYMTRGPIVAAILEKDNAVEDFRTLIGATNPAEAAEGTIRKLYAASIGENAVHGSDSDENAAIEGAFHFAGRDTF from the coding sequence ATGAGAACAGACAGAACGTTTACTATGTTAAAGCCCGATGCCGTTGAAAAAGGACATATTGGGGCTATTCTTGAAAAAATAAATGCAGCCGGTTTTAAGATCGTTGCGATGAAATTAACGCAAATGACCACCGACGATGCCAAAGAATTCTACGCCATCCATAAAGAGCGTCCTTTCTTCGGAGAATTGGTTGAGTATATGACACGCGGCCCTATAGTAGCAGCCATCCTTGAAAAAGACAATGCTGTAGAGGATTTCCGTACGCTTATTGGTGCTACAAATCCTGCGGAAGCTGCCGAAGGAACTATTAGAAAACTATATGCTGCCTCTATAGGTGAAAATGCTGTACACGGAAGTGACAGTGACGAGAACGCTGCTATCGAAGGAGCCTTCCACTTTGCCGGTAGAGATACCTTTTAA
- a CDS encoding DUF2971 domain-containing protein, which produces MNEFEIDDKYKLVLKPGDGNIWDVLKDGELISHPEFLYKYYPLNVYSIDCLFRSYFYLSNPSQFNDPFDCNINLIETVEGIESMNTVVRNNYSTAGVCCLSQNIDNHLMWAHYTNNYDGFTLQFKDMQIESPLSDYKAYGLRPVIYTSSPKKVNSSEPYAHQYLFTTKLKHWEYESEWRIVTDLKDSKHREMYFVPENVTAIYVGHKVVDNNIGLYNLILDIQEQKYPNAIVYVVYPHSTELKLMFERVLN; this is translated from the coding sequence ATGAACGAATTTGAAATAGACGATAAATACAAATTAGTACTGAAACCTGGTGATGGAAATATTTGGGATGTTCTGAAAGATGGAGAACTTATTAGTCATCCGGAATTTCTTTACAAATATTATCCGTTAAATGTATATAGTATTGATTGTTTGTTTCGAAGTTATTTCTATTTGTCCAACCCGAGCCAATTTAATGATCCTTTTGATTGCAATATAAATTTAATCGAAACGGTTGAAGGAATAGAATCAATGAATACTGTTGTAAGAAACAATTACTCTACTGCTGGTGTTTGTTGTCTTTCACAAAATATTGACAACCATTTAATGTGGGCTCACTACACGAATAACTATGACGGTTTTACTCTTCAATTCAAGGATATGCAAATAGAATCACCTTTATCAGATTATAAGGCATATGGACTTCGTCCAGTTATTTACACATCCAGTCCGAAAAAAGTCAATTCTTCCGAACCCTATGCTCACCAGTATTTATTCACTACGAAATTAAAACACTGGGAGTATGAGTCGGAATGGCGAATAGTCACTGACTTAAAAGACAGTAAGCATAGAGAAATGTATTTTGTTCCCGAAAATGTGACTGCTATCTATGTTGGACATAAGGTAGTTGACAATAATATTGGATTGTACAACTTAATACTTGATATACAAGAGCAGAAATATCCGAATGCAATAGTATATGTTGTTTACCCTCATTCGACGGAATTAAAACTGATGTTTGAAAGGGTTCTAAACTAA
- a CDS encoding helix-turn-helix domain-containing protein, translating into MESISLPHHTTTKKEYALMTYYEKELHRIRAIVYANEAQINTVIGVRNYIATNYELNVSLDMLSHIQFVSKFHLIRLFKKYYGLTPRQYLIDKRIERSKDHLAAGMTVTGTCFAVGFESLGSFSSLFKRKTGLSPAKFRKEQLSRSKSE; encoded by the coding sequence GTGGAATCGATCTCGTTGCCACATCATACCACCACCAAAAAAGAATACGCACTAATGACCTATTACGAGAAAGAACTTCATAGAATTCGTGCAATCGTCTATGCTAACGAGGCACAAATAAATACTGTCATTGGTGTTCGCAACTATATCGCTACTAATTACGAGCTCAATGTAAGCCTGGATATGTTGTCCCATATTCAGTTTGTTTCTAAGTTTCACCTTATCCGGCTGTTCAAAAAATACTACGGCCTAACACCTAGACAGTACCTCATCGACAAACGCATAGAGAGATCCAAAGATCACTTGGCAGCGGGAATGACCGTTACCGGGACCTGCTTTGCCGTGGGATTTGAGAGTTTAGGCTCCTTTAGCTCCTTATTTAAAAGGAAAACAGGACTATCGCCAGCGAAATTTCGAAAGGAGCAACTTTCAAGAAGCAAAAGTGAATGA
- a CDS encoding DHH family phosphoesterase, protein MNEAITASAKALLATPKNIVVVGHKNPDGDAVGSCLALANTLNAMGHEAQVIMPNDFPDFLKWLPDCEQVLIFDKEVEKSTRFINDAELIFTLDFNALDRTGDMVQPLSEATADFILIDHHQQPDDYAAVIYSDTAMSSTCEMVFHFIDALGKLDLITADTATLLYTGIMTDTGSFRYPATSATTHRVIAHLIECGVNNAEIHQNIYDTNTPDRIALLGVALQNMKILPEYRTAYITLSQQELDENNFKKGDTEGFVNYALSVSGVVFALIFIENKQEQIVKISLRSKGSFSVNEFARKYFNGGGHTNAAGGRSSLPLDKTITEFISILPSHKKELTDES, encoded by the coding sequence ATGAATGAGGCCATCACTGCCAGTGCCAAAGCACTGCTCGCCACACCCAAAAATATAGTCGTTGTAGGGCATAAGAATCCGGATGGAGATGCCGTGGGCTCTTGTCTGGCACTTGCCAATACCCTAAACGCCATGGGCCACGAGGCACAGGTGATCATGCCTAACGATTTCCCCGATTTCCTGAAATGGCTACCAGACTGCGAGCAGGTACTCATCTTCGATAAGGAGGTTGAAAAAAGTACCCGCTTTATTAACGACGCCGAACTCATCTTCACCCTGGATTTTAACGCCCTGGATCGTACCGGCGATATGGTACAACCTCTTAGTGAGGCCACGGCAGATTTTATCCTGATCGATCATCACCAGCAACCGGATGATTATGCGGCGGTTATCTATAGCGATACGGCCATGAGTTCCACCTGCGAGATGGTGTTCCATTTTATCGATGCCCTCGGGAAACTTGACCTCATCACTGCCGACACGGCAACTTTACTGTATACAGGCATTATGACCGATACCGGTTCGTTTCGGTATCCGGCTACTTCGGCTACCACCCACAGGGTTATCGCCCACCTTATAGAATGCGGGGTGAATAACGCCGAAATTCATCAGAATATCTACGATACCAACACCCCCGACCGTATCGCTCTACTGGGAGTGGCACTTCAGAATATGAAGATCCTGCCCGAATACAGAACTGCTTACATCACCTTATCCCAGCAGGAACTGGACGAAAATAATTTTAAAAAGGGAGATACCGAAGGATTTGTAAACTACGCTCTTTCTGTTTCCGGGGTGGTTTTCGCCCTTATCTTTATTGAGAACAAACAGGAGCAGATCGTAAAGATCTCCTTGCGTAGTAAAGGCTCCTTCTCGGTGAACGAATTTGCAAGAAAATATTTCAATGGCGGAGGCCACACCAATGCCGCCGGGGGAAGAAGCAGCTTACCTCTGGATAAGACCATTACTGAATTTATTAGTATATTGCCGTCCCACAAAAAAGAACTTACCGATGAATCTTAG
- a CDS encoding alkaline phosphatase D family protein, producing MKSLLYILPCLLLVCCGNPSEEKNKETPEKENQAKPVADYTLVFASCSDQDRPQPLWEPILETAPDLFIWGGDNVYADTNDMAKMKADYDKVLSHPGYMQLAGKTTITGTWDDHDYGKNDAGTEWEKKQEAKTIFLDFMGVNKDDERRNREGVYFSEVYNTERGSIKLISLDTRYFRTKLNKSTNPKRSYEPWPEDHDGTLLGEAQWAWLEEELKDDSADFTLIVSSIQFLSKEHGWEKWYNFPSEVKRMRELLKTAKAPNIIILSGDRHLGEISVDAEAGLGYPLVDFTSSGMTHTWITYATEANEYRVSNVVKRLNFGLLLFDFTKKQVTFELRGEDNFIYERFTQQY from the coding sequence ATGAAATCCTTGCTTTATATCCTTCCATGCTTACTATTGGTTTGCTGCGGAAACCCTTCAGAAGAAAAAAATAAAGAAACCCCCGAAAAAGAGAATCAGGCCAAACCTGTGGCCGATTACACCCTGGTTTTTGCCAGTTGCAGCGACCAGGATCGACCCCAGCCGCTGTGGGAACCCATCCTCGAGACAGCACCCGATCTGTTTATCTGGGGAGGCGATAACGTATATGCCGATACCAACGATATGGCAAAAATGAAAGCCGATTACGACAAAGTACTTTCACATCCCGGCTACATGCAATTAGCGGGCAAAACAACCATTACCGGAACCTGGGACGATCATGATTACGGAAAGAACGACGCCGGTACCGAATGGGAGAAAAAACAGGAGGCTAAAACGATCTTCCTGGATTTCATGGGCGTAAATAAAGACGATGAGCGACGAAACCGGGAAGGCGTCTATTTTTCGGAAGTATATAACACAGAGAGAGGAAGTATAAAACTGATCTCCCTGGACACCCGGTATTTCCGCACAAAACTCAATAAAAGCACTAATCCGAAAAGGAGCTACGAGCCCTGGCCCGAAGACCACGACGGCACCCTGCTCGGGGAAGCCCAGTGGGCCTGGCTGGAAGAAGAATTGAAGGACGACAGCGCAGATTTCACATTAATTGTAAGCAGTATACAGTTTTTAAGTAAGGAACACGGTTGGGAGAAGTGGTATAATTTCCCTTCAGAAGTAAAAAGGATGAGAGAACTCCTTAAAACGGCCAAAGCGCCGAATATAATTATTTTGAGCGGCGACCGACATTTAGGGGAGATCTCTGTGGACGCTGAAGCCGGGCTGGGATATCCCCTGGTAGATTTTACCTCCAGCGGGATGACACATACCTGGATCACTTATGCCACCGAAGCCAATGAATATAGGGTGAGCAATGTGGTAAAACGACTTAATTTCGGATTACTGTTATTCGACTTCACCAAAAAGCAGGTAACCTTCGAATTGAGAGGGGAGGACAACTTCATTTACGAGCGGTTTACCCAGCAATATTAA
- a CDS encoding VOC family protein: MKVTLISIPVRDQEKALKFYTEKLGFLKKKDVPLEGGNRWITLVSKEAQDGPELLLEPAPLHFEPSKVYQEALMEAGIPYTQFDVTNLDAEYERLTKNGVEFSMKPTVMGTVKVAVFNDTCGNNMQLVEEL, translated from the coding sequence ATGAAAGTAACACTCATTAGCATTCCGGTACGGGATCAGGAAAAGGCCCTAAAGTTCTATACAGAAAAACTTGGATTTTTAAAGAAGAAAGACGTACCCCTGGAAGGTGGCAACCGGTGGATCACCCTGGTCTCAAAAGAGGCACAGGACGGCCCGGAACTATTACTGGAACCGGCTCCGCTTCATTTCGAACCCTCTAAAGTCTACCAGGAGGCACTTATGGAAGCGGGAATCCCTTACACCCAGTTCGACGTCACTAACCTGGATGCCGAGTATGAGCGATTAACTAAAAATGGGGTGGAATTTAGCATGAAACCAACCGTGATGGGAACCGTGAAAGTCGCCGTCTTTAACGATACCTGCGGCAATAATATGCAACTGGTGGAAGAGTTGTAG
- a CDS encoding DUF721 domain-containing protein translates to MAKRYGENTSLGDVLKEFIQANRLQSGLDKVTVKDAWQAVMGEAISKYTSSVKLERDTLYVNLTSSVLREELSYGKTKIVSLLNEALGKELITKIVLR, encoded by the coding sequence ATGGCTAAACGATATGGAGAAAATACATCCCTGGGCGATGTTCTAAAGGAATTTATCCAGGCCAATCGGCTGCAGTCGGGCCTTGACAAGGTAACGGTAAAAGACGCATGGCAGGCAGTGATGGGCGAGGCTATTTCAAAGTACACCAGTTCGGTTAAACTGGAACGGGATACACTTTACGTGAATTTAACTTCCTCGGTCCTCAGGGAGGAATTAAGCTACGGGAAAACCAAGATCGTCTCCCTGCTTAACGAAGCTCTGGGGAAAGAACTCATTACCAAGATCGTACTTCGCTAG